From Bdellovibrionota bacterium, one genomic window encodes:
- a CDS encoding NAD(P)H-dependent oxidoreductase, translating into MDNSVSQSHIQEALDWRYATKRFDPKKKISEKDWQVLTDSLQQAPSSYGLQPWKFLVIENPALRNKLKSVSWDQTQVTDASHYVVFLYKEKLDEEHIQKYIERIADVRNVPLGTLDSYKKMMIENLIQGPRSLTIDSWAQRQAYIAMGFLLETAALLKVDATPMEGLDPKAYDEILNLKNSGWRTVATVALGYRHPEDNYQNLKKVRFRQEDIIEYVK; encoded by the coding sequence ATGGACAATTCAGTCTCACAAAGTCACATTCAAGAAGCGCTCGATTGGCGCTATGCTACTAAACGTTTCGATCCCAAAAAGAAGATCTCTGAGAAAGACTGGCAAGTCTTAACAGATTCTCTTCAGCAAGCTCCTTCATCATATGGATTGCAACCATGGAAATTCCTAGTCATCGAAAATCCTGCCCTCCGTAATAAGCTTAAGTCTGTCTCTTGGGATCAAACCCAAGTGACAGACGCAAGCCATTACGTGGTCTTCTTATATAAGGAAAAATTAGACGAAGAGCATATTCAAAAATACATAGAAAGAATCGCGGACGTGAGAAACGTCCCCTTGGGAACTCTCGACAGTTATAAAAAAATGATGATCGAAAATCTAATTCAAGGACCGAGATCCTTAACGATTGATAGCTGGGCACAGAGACAAGCTTACATCGCTATGGGGTTTCTATTAGAAACTGCCGCGTTGTTAAAAGTTGATGCCACTCCTATGGAAGGCCTTGACCCTAAGGCTTACGATGAAATTTTAAACTTAAAAAATTCTGGTTGGAGAACGGTAGCAACTGTTGCTCTGGGCTATCGTCATCCGGAAGATAATTATCAGAACTTAAAGAAGGTTAGATTTAGACAAGAAGATATAATCGAATATGTAAAATAA
- a CDS encoding TIGR02147 family protein: METTPGTTFRNFLRNELKERSQKNASYSLRAFAKQLGVSAAGLSKVMSGKMPLSLSFIEKIGDKLKLSEEQVQNHQITLLSEKKGLNTREKEFEFIEQERFEIIKEWYHYGILNLMRVEGFKPNASWVAKRLGITIGEVQGAVERLQNVGLLKVEDSKWVDVSSIFISHTNNKKFSEAAKENQKQLFTKALSAIDEVDFKERNHTGTGVAFSLKDLDQVKEFINKFRKEFASRFDRQHGADDVYQLSVAFFPLTKKRK, encoded by the coding sequence ATGGAAACAACGCCCGGAACAACATTTAGAAATTTTTTAAGAAACGAGCTAAAAGAACGTAGCCAAAAAAATGCTAGCTATTCTTTGCGCGCCTTTGCAAAGCAGTTAGGGGTATCGGCTGCAGGATTATCCAAAGTCATGAGCGGCAAAATGCCACTCTCCTTATCATTCATTGAAAAAATTGGAGATAAGTTAAAGTTAAGTGAGGAGCAGGTTCAAAACCATCAAATCACCTTACTGTCAGAAAAAAAAGGATTGAATACGCGCGAGAAAGAGTTCGAGTTCATTGAGCAAGAACGATTCGAGATTATAAAAGAATGGTATCATTACGGTATTTTAAACCTAATGCGAGTCGAAGGATTTAAGCCAAACGCATCGTGGGTAGCCAAACGTTTAGGAATCACTATTGGCGAAGTCCAAGGAGCTGTAGAACGACTGCAAAATGTAGGTCTTCTAAAAGTTGAAGATAGTAAGTGGGTCGATGTTTCTTCAATCTTCATTTCACATACGAATAATAAGAAGTTTAGTGAAGCTGCCAAAGAAAACCAGAAACAGCTTTTTACTAAAGCACTAAGTGCAATAGATGAGGTGGATTTCAAGGAACGAAATCACACGGGAACAGGGGTTGCATTTTCATTAAAAGATTTAGATCAAGTAAAAGAATTTATTAACAAATTCCGGAAAGAATTTGCCAGTCGGTTTGATAGACAGCATGGCGCTGATGATGTCTATCAACTCAGTGTCGCATTCTTTCCTTTAACAAAAAAAAGGAAGTAG
- a CDS encoding NADH-quinone oxidoreductase subunit I yields MSEVAKPNRLSSWYLPGIFVGLGITFKNMMRNLLNKDQMQTLNYPEEKFEYSPRFKGTHVLTTKKDGSLRCTACMLCATNCPATCISIVASEHVDPKVEKYPITYEIDMLRCVFCGFCEEACPVDAIRMGPEWQVAGRNGSNFIYGIQDLAYRPQLKGGIQSVLDDEERHTSGI; encoded by the coding sequence ATGAGTGAAGTAGCTAAACCAAATAGATTATCGTCTTGGTATTTACCAGGGATCTTTGTAGGTCTTGGAATCACGTTTAAAAACATGATGAGAAATCTTTTAAATAAAGATCAAATGCAAACTCTCAACTACCCAGAAGAGAAGTTTGAATATTCTCCAAGATTCAAAGGCACTCACGTTTTAACAACGAAAAAAGACGGAAGCTTAAGATGCACAGCTTGCATGCTTTGCGCGACAAACTGTCCTGCAACTTGCATTTCCATTGTTGCTAGTGAACACGTCGATCCAAAAGTAGAAAAATACCCAATCACATATGAAATTGATATGTTGAGATGTGTATTTTGTGGCTTTTGTGAAGAAGCTTGTCCAGTAGACGCCATCCGTATGGGCCCAGAGTGGCAAGTAGCTGGAAGAAACGGATCCAACTTCATCTACGGAATCCAAGATCTAGCCTACAGACCACAACTCAAAGGCGGAATCCAATCCGTCCTAGACGACGAAGAACGCCACACATCAGGAATCTAA
- a CDS encoding 2Fe-2S iron-sulfur cluster-binding protein translates to MLKCTINGKEVQVKPGSTIIEAYMKAKENIAHYCWHPGLSIAGVCRMCMVEIEGNPRLQIACNTTVAEGMKINNTSVKVKESVEWTLGFHLINHPLDCPICDQAGECGLQEYYMQYGKYEPGMAEHKVTKDKVVDLGSKIVLDKERCILCSRCARFTEEVSKTNEFGIFNRGDHSEIGTVDGMPVENNYALNTVDICPVGALTSKDFRFRQRVWYLKDFDTVCNGCSTGCNIKVYFNENGLYRVKPVYNEKVNGYWMCDVGRDVYKFADRDARQVKGLRNSNNQVSQDFAGKIALEVSQHLNSQKADSMAVVLTGQYTVEEYKDFVSFFKAKGVSQFYHWINNPDKLNDFDGILYRGDNNPNTKGLAKTLADEGIKVKPWNELFENVESSKVKTVVVAGPEIQKFYPDLESVFTRLNKADTLVWLTPGKNDLFEKANYVIPTKSFTEKNGTFVNHAGVEQKIKKGVTVVSEALTLSDASQLFSGKTAVGFESNVSKGHAGATL, encoded by the coding sequence ATGTTGAAATGCACCATTAATGGTAAAGAGGTTCAGGTAAAACCTGGATCTACAATCATTGAAGCCTACATGAAGGCTAAAGAAAATATTGCGCACTATTGTTGGCATCCAGGATTATCAATCGCGGGTGTTTGCAGAATGTGTATGGTTGAGATCGAGGGAAATCCAAGATTACAAATCGCGTGTAACACAACTGTAGCTGAAGGTATGAAGATCAATAACACTTCAGTGAAAGTAAAAGAATCAGTGGAATGGACTCTGGGTTTCCATCTGATCAATCACCCTCTGGATTGTCCAATCTGTGACCAAGCCGGTGAGTGTGGATTACAAGAATACTACATGCAATATGGTAAATACGAACCGGGCATGGCAGAACACAAAGTAACAAAAGATAAAGTTGTCGATCTGGGTTCTAAAATTGTTTTAGATAAAGAAAGATGTATCCTTTGTTCACGTTGCGCGAGATTCACAGAAGAAGTTTCTAAAACAAATGAATTTGGTATTTTCAATCGTGGTGACCACTCAGAGATCGGCACAGTTGATGGAATGCCAGTAGAAAACAACTACGCACTCAATACAGTGGATATCTGTCCAGTGGGTGCATTAACGTCGAAAGACTTTAGATTCCGCCAAAGAGTTTGGTATCTAAAAGACTTCGATACAGTTTGTAACGGTTGTTCTACGGGCTGTAACATTAAAGTTTATTTCAACGAAAACGGACTATACAGAGTAAAGCCAGTTTACAACGAAAAAGTAAATGGCTACTGGATGTGCGATGTGGGCAGAGATGTCTACAAATTCGCAGACCGTGATGCAAGACAAGTGAAAGGTTTGAGAAATTCAAACAATCAAGTATCGCAAGATTTCGCTGGTAAAATTGCTTTAGAAGTTTCGCAACACTTGAATTCGCAAAAAGCAGATTCAATGGCGGTGGTTCTAACAGGTCAATACACAGTGGAAGAATATAAAGACTTCGTTTCGTTCTTTAAAGCGAAAGGCGTTTCACAATTCTATCACTGGATCAATAATCCAGATAAATTGAACGACTTTGATGGCATTTTATACCGTGGTGACAATAACCCGAATACAAAAGGTCTCGCTAAAACATTAGCTGACGAAGGCATAAAAGTAAAACCTTGGAACGAATTATTTGAAAACGTAGAATCCAGCAAAGTAAAAACTGTTGTTGTGGCAGGACCTGAGATTCAAAAATTCTACCCAGATCTTGAAAGCGTGTTCACTAGATTGAACAAAGCCGACACTCTTGTTTGGTTAACTCCAGGTAAGAACGATCTTTTCGAAAAAGCAAATTATGTGATCCCAACAAAATCATTCACTGAAAAGAATGGAACTTTCGTAAACCATGCGGGAGTTGAGCAGAAGATCAAGAAAGGTGTAACTGTAGTTTCAGAAGCACTGACATTGAGTGATGCCTCTCAGTTATTCTCTGGAAAAACAGCGGTAGGTTTTGAGTCTAATGTCTCTAAAGGTCACGCAGGAGCAACGTTATGA
- the nuoF gene encoding NADH-quinone oxidoreductase subunit NuoF has protein sequence MAEIKLLTEHYHKPEFQTLDGYKKNGGYDVLKKAFKMKPKEIIEEVKASGLRGRGGAGFPTGMKWSFLPDNGEPRYLLCNADEGEPGTFKDRLMMERAPHQLIEGMIISAFAVQSKKSYIYIRGEYTKCLSVVRKAIKEAYDAGLLGKNILGSGFDHDMDVYSGAGAYICGEETGMISSLEGKKGQPKLKPPFPAVQGYLAKPTIVNNVETLAAVKYIIRDGAAAYKKIGTEKSAGTKLFSVSGDVNKPGTYEVPLAYPLRDLIANECGGMKGKLKAVIPGGSSAPILNADESNKVNMDYESLAAAGSMLGSGAVIIMNETRCMVDMLNVILHFYHHESCGQCTPCREGTGWLEKIVSSILLGRGRPQDIDLLDTIAQNMKGRTICALSDAAALPTISFVQKFRDEFEFYIREGRSKVTGQPIKRKNIKGSHHVEMHH, from the coding sequence ATGGCAGAAATTAAACTTTTAACTGAACATTATCACAAACCAGAATTTCAAACTCTTGATGGTTACAAAAAAAACGGCGGATACGACGTTTTAAAAAAAGCTTTCAAGATGAAACCAAAAGAAATCATAGAAGAAGTTAAAGCTTCAGGTTTAAGAGGAAGAGGCGGCGCTGGATTTCCAACAGGAATGAAGTGGAGCTTCTTACCCGACAACGGCGAACCAAGATATTTACTCTGTAACGCCGATGAAGGTGAGCCAGGAACATTCAAAGATAGATTGATGATGGAGCGCGCTCCTCACCAATTGATCGAAGGCATGATTATTTCGGCATTCGCTGTTCAATCTAAAAAGAGTTACATCTACATTCGTGGTGAATACACAAAATGTTTGAGTGTTGTTAGAAAAGCTATCAAAGAAGCCTACGATGCAGGACTTTTAGGAAAAAACATCTTAGGTTCAGGCTTTGATCACGATATGGACGTCTACTCAGGCGCAGGAGCATACATCTGCGGTGAAGAGACAGGAATGATCTCTTCTCTCGAAGGTAAAAAAGGCCAGCCAAAATTAAAACCTCCGTTTCCAGCAGTTCAAGGATATTTGGCAAAACCAACTATCGTAAACAACGTGGAAACACTTGCAGCAGTAAAATACATCATCAGAGATGGCGCTGCCGCTTACAAAAAAATCGGAACAGAAAAATCTGCAGGAACAAAATTATTTTCAGTGAGTGGTGATGTGAATAAACCAGGAACATATGAAGTTCCACTCGCCTATCCTCTAAGAGATTTGATCGCTAACGAATGTGGTGGAATGAAGGGCAAATTAAAAGCCGTGATTCCTGGTGGATCATCAGCACCAATTCTCAATGCAGACGAATCAAACAAAGTGAATATGGATTACGAAAGTTTAGCAGCAGCTGGATCAATGTTAGGTTCTGGCGCGGTCATCATCATGAACGAGACTCGTTGTATGGTGGACATGCTGAATGTAATTCTCCATTTCTACCATCACGAATCTTGTGGTCAGTGCACTCCTTGTAGAGAAGGAACTGGCTGGTTAGAAAAAATCGTAAGCAGTATTCTTTTAGGTCGCGGACGTCCTCAAGACATCGATTTATTAGATACAATCGCGCAAAACATGAAAGGTCGCACGATCTGCGCCCTTTCTGATGCAGCGGCATTACCGACTATTAGCTTCGTGCAAAAATTTAGAGACGAATTTGAATTTTATATCAGAGAAGGAAGATCGAAAGTCACAGGACAGCCGATCAAGAGAAAAAACATAAAGGGATCTCACCATGTTGAAATGCACCATTAA
- a CDS encoding NAD(P)H-dependent oxidoreductase subunit E: MFQLSKDGLAFVKNELTRYETKRSAVLPALFKAQEENGGWVSPEVVVHLSQVMDIPMSQINEVLTFYTMYNKKPVGKHHIQVCCNISCAMAGAHEMADYLCDKLGVHDGEMTKDGRFTISRAECLGSCDTAPVMQINMDEYIENLTYPKLDQMIKELK, from the coding sequence ATGTTTCAACTGAGCAAAGACGGATTAGCATTCGTAAAAAATGAATTAACAAGATACGAGACAAAAAGGTCTGCTGTGCTTCCAGCTTTATTTAAAGCTCAAGAAGAAAACGGCGGATGGGTTTCGCCTGAGGTTGTAGTTCACTTATCACAAGTGATGGATATTCCAATGTCTCAGATCAACGAAGTATTAACTTTCTATACAATGTACAACAAGAAGCCCGTTGGAAAACATCATATCCAAGTTTGTTGCAATATCTCTTGTGCAATGGCAGGCGCTCATGAAATGGCTGATTATCTTTGTGATAAATTAGGCGTTCACGATGGCGAGATGACTAAAGACGGTCGTTTCACAATCTCTAGAGCAGAATGCTTAGGGTCTTGCGATACAGCTCCGGTAATGCAAATCAATATGGATGAATATATCGAAAATTTAACTTATCCAAAGCTTGATCAAATGATCAAGGAACTGAAGTAG